Within the Setaria viridis chromosome 3, Setaria_viridis_v4.0, whole genome shotgun sequence genome, the region aaccATCGTGCTGTCCTTTCCTGGGGctcggcgggaggcggcggcggcggcggcggccgacggcaaAGGCGGGAGCACAAGCAAAACTACAGAATTCCGCCGGAGCCTGGAGAGAGATCGGACGCGATGGAAGGGGACCGAGAGAGAGATGAAGCCTGAGCCGGCACAGGTACGGCTCGGTTACGTCAATGGGCTGAACGGGCCCGGTTGGGACTTGGGTGACACTTTCCAAGCCGGTCCCTGGGCCGTGCGATCTCCGAACCCGGTCGTGCTCCGTGGCTtggaactgttttttttttttttttttttttgaggaagtGCCTTGGAACGGTTCGTGCCGTGCACCCCCTTGCCCCTCTCGTACGTGACACCCCAGTTCTAAAGGCTTTTCTGACACCTTCTTTGTGTTCGTCTCGACCGTTCGATCTCTAATCCACATCAAACTCAAGTGCCTTCGAGAGAATTGAATCATCATGATCGCATACTGCCTTGGTTGCAAGCCACATTGGAGTCGGAGCCTGACTGACATTGTGGTACAGCACTTCGGTACGGAGTACGTGCCAAATTCTGTAGGAGTGGATCAGAGACGTGTCCTATAACAAACAATGAAACTACCTTCCATTGTCACGCGTCCGACCACAACTCCCCGTCCCGACCCATAAACTTTGGGGTGGTTGGGAGGAGGGTgcgaatgttcggatactaattaggaggattaaacataagctaattacaaaactaattgcagaacccctaggctaaatcgcgagacgaatctattaagcctaattaatccatcattagtgaatggttactgtagcaccacattgtcaaatcatgaactaattaggattcatctcgcgatttagtcttggagttgtataattagttttgtaattagtctaggtttaatactactaattagtgttcaaacattcgatgtgacggtttagccccctcctcccaaacacccccaaaccgCCGACCGCCGGGTTCTCCTGCACATCCAACCAAATCACCAGCGCAAGTCGTGCGCAAGCGCACGTGCAATCTCTCTCTCTGGTGAACTCGTCAGCTCGACACGAGTCTCGGCATCGCAAGCGTCCGCCGGCGAAACGCGACAATGGCACGAgccgtcggccgcggcggcctcgtcgcGGTCGCGCTAGCCTTCCTGCTCCTcttcgcctcgcccgccgccgcggcggggcggggcatGGCGCGGACGGAGGcgcaggcgcgcgcggcgtaCGACCTCTGGCTGGCGCGTCACGGCAAGGCGTACAACGCGCTGGGCGGCGAGTACGACCGCCGGTTCCAGGCGTTCTGGGACAACCTCCGCTTCGTCGACGCGCAcaacgcccgcgccggcgcgcacGGCTACCGCCTCGGCCTCAACCGCTTCGCCGACCTCACCAACGAGGAGTTCCGCGCCGCGTacctcggcggcgccggagccgcagCGGGCCGcaacgccaccgccaccggggAGAGGTACCGCCACGACGGCGTCGAGGCCCTGCCGGAGGTCGTCGACTGGAGGCAGAAGGGCGCCGTCGCTCCCATCAAGAACCAAGGCCAATGCGGTAAGAAGAATAAACTGTATCACTTTATTTCCTTTGCTTGCATGAGAATCGAATATCACTGATCGGTGATGCTTTGCTTGTTGCGGTGATCAGGTAGCTGCTGGGCGTTCTCGGCGGTGGGCGCGGTGGAAGGGATCAACAAGATCGTGACCGGCGAGCTGGTGACGCTGTCGGAGCAGGAGCTGGTGGACTGCTCCAAGAACGGGCAGAACAGCGGGTGCAACGGCGGGATGATGGACGACGCGTTCGCCTTCATCGCCGGCAACGGCGGCATCGACACCGACGACGACTACCCCTACACCGCCCGCGACGGCCGCTGCGACATCACCAAGAAGGCCCGCAGGGCCGTCTCCATCGACGGCTTCGAGAACGTCCCCCGGAACGACGAGAGGTCGCTGCAGAAGGCCGTCGCGCACcagcccgtcgccgtcgccatcgaggccggcggccgcgagttccagctcTACGAGTCGGGCGTGTTCACCGGCCGGTGCGGCACGTCGCTGGACCACGGCGTCGTGGCGGTGGGCTACGGCACGGAGGACGCCCAGGACTACTGGCTGGTGCGCAACTCGTGGGGCGCCGACTGGGGCGAGGCCGGATACATCCGGATGGCGCGCAACGTGATCGCGCGCGCCGGCAAGTGCGGCATCGCCATAGAGGCGTCGTACCCCGTCAAGGCCGGGCCCAACCCCGGCCCGTCCCCGGCGCCACCGTCCCCCTCGCCGGCGTCACCGGTCGTCTGCGACCGCCACAGCACATGCCCAGCGGGGAGCACCTGCTGCTGCACCTACGGCGTCCGGGGCATGTGCAAGGACCGCGCCACCTGCTGCCCGGCGAGCCACCCCGTCTGCAACGCCAAGGCCCGCACCTGCGCCAAGAGTAGGAACAGCCCGGACACCGTGGAGGTGCTGCTCCGCTTCCCGGCGAAGAGGCAGCGGGGATCGCTGATCGCCGAGGAGCTGGTCGATTCCGTTTTCTCGATTTGATTTAGGCATTGTTTACgttatatttttaattaattaaACATTAGTCTAGGATTTATTGTACTTGAACAGTGTACGTCAAGTATTTTTCATATGTTGTTTCAAATTTCGCAAAAGAAAACGTTAAGTGTCTCGAAATCAGAAGAGAAGGCCACCCCTCCGCGTCCCCGTTCGTGGACGTCGGTTCGCCGAAAAAACGCGGGAGGCTCGAATTCCGATTCTTGGTCGCATTACATCTCCCGAATTCTATCAAGAATCGAACTCCGATTCCTATATAAACACAAGCGTAGTCAGGCAATCTGAAGAGAACAGCAACCAAGCCTTTTGCGAGTGCTGTCTGCCTCGAGCCTCCAACGCCTCCGTGTTCCCCTTCCTCTGTAGCGCCGCACCCCGAAGCTAGCTCGCAACGCAACCATGTCGCTCGACGTGGCGCCGTCGCTGCCTTCCGCCTCAACAATCTCCGCCACGGCGACCACAGGGATCCACGTCATCAAGCTCAGCGGCTACTCTCACGCCAAGCTGCTCCTGGAGAATCAAGGTCTTCCCCAACGGAAGAAACGAGCAGTGCGCCCCCGGCTCCATCGCGCTCTTCCTCGTGCTCGTCAGCGAGCCCAAGCACGACGTCCATGCCGATTTTGAGTTGAGCCTAGTGCGCCATGGCAGCAAGCTGCAAGTAGAGGTGCTGCGTCATGGCGGGCCGTCCACCTTCAACGGCGATACGAATGCCTGGGGCTACGAAGATATTGGAGCCAGAGGAGAGCTGGAGGATCCAGAGTTTCTCAACGACGACGCCATCCTCATCCGCTGCGACATCACCGTGCTGAACGACCCGGCCGTCGAGCGGCGCGATCTCGAGGCGCTCGACCTCCTCTGCGACTGCAACGACGGCCGGTGCAAGAACCTCCACAcccacggcggcggcatcaggaagaagaagaagaaggtgcagaGCCATTCCGACAAGCTCCAGgagacgccgccgctgccttccGCCTCGACCATCGCCATCACGG harbors:
- the LOC117848093 gene encoding LOW QUALITY PROTEIN: cysteine protease 1 (The sequence of the model RefSeq protein was modified relative to this genomic sequence to represent the inferred CDS: substituted 2 bases at 2 genomic stop codons), translated to MARTEAQARAAYDLWLARHGKAYNALGGEYDRRFQAFWDNLRFVDAHNARAGAHGYRLGLNRFADLTNEEFRAAYLGGAGAAAGRNATATGERYRHDGVEALPEVVDWRQKGAVAPIKNQGQCGKKNKLYHFISFACMRIEYHXSVMLCLLRXSGSCWAFSAVGAVEGINKIVTGELVTLSEQELVDCSKNGQNSGCNGGMMDDAFAFIAGNGGIDTDDDYPYTARDGRCDITKKARRAVSIDGFENVPRNDERSLQKAVAHQPVAVAIEAGGREFQLYESGVFTGRCGTSLDHGVVAVGYGTEDAQDYWLVRNSWGADWGEAGYIRMARNVIARAGKCGIAIEASYPVKAGPNPGPSPAPPSPSPASPVVCDRHSTCPAGSTCCCTYGVRGMCKDRATCCPASHPVCNAKARTCAKSRNSPDTVEVLLRFPAKRQRGSLIAEELVDSVFSI